From the genome of Pelomonas sp. SE-A7, one region includes:
- the erpA gene encoding iron-sulfur cluster insertion protein ErpA, which produces MSAVLENSSTLGDMPAPLVFTDSAADKVRDLVAEEGNPDLKLRVFVQGGGCSGFQYGFTFDEAVNEDDTQMVKNGVTLLIDAMSLQYLMGAEIDYKEDLQGAQFVIKNPNASTTCGCGSSFSV; this is translated from the coding sequence ATGAGCGCAGTGCTTGAGAACAGCTCCACCCTTGGCGACATGCCGGCTCCGCTGGTCTTCACCGACAGCGCCGCCGACAAGGTGCGCGACCTGGTGGCCGAGGAAGGCAACCCCGACCTGAAACTGCGTGTCTTCGTGCAGGGCGGCGGCTGCTCGGGCTTCCAGTACGGTTTCACCTTCGACGAGGCCGTCAATGAAGACGACACCCAGATGGTCAAGAACGGCGTGACCCTGCTGATCGACGCGATGAGCCTGCAGTACCTGATGGGCGCCGAGATCGACTACAAGGAAGACCTGCAGGGCGCCCAGTTCGTGATCAAGAACCCGAACGCCTCGACCACTTGCGGTTGCGGTTCTAGCTTCTCGGTCTGA
- a CDS encoding ribbon-helix-helix protein, CopG family, translated as MSTTTIRIDEALKARLALAAERAGKSAHSFIVDAIAETVEQAERADEFDQLAESRWARLLETGKSVSLADAERYLQGRARGEKPRKSQGRKLGG; from the coding sequence ATGAGTACCACCACGATACGCATCGACGAGGCGCTGAAGGCCAGGCTGGCCTTGGCAGCGGAGCGCGCCGGCAAGTCGGCCCACTCCTTCATCGTCGATGCCATCGCCGAAACCGTCGAGCAGGCCGAGCGGGCCGACGAGTTCGACCAGCTCGCCGAGTCGCGCTGGGCCCGCTTGCTGGAGACCGGCAAGTCGGTATCGCTGGCCGACGCCGAGCGCTATCTGCAGGGCCGGGCCCGTGGAGAAAAGCCTCGCAAGTCCCAGGGCCGCAAGCTGGGTGGCTGA
- a CDS encoding anhydro-N-acetylmuramic acid kinase, whose amino-acid sequence MPGLYLGLMSGTSLDGVDAVLARFPTQDRIEVLAHCHQPFEAELRAELLALNAAGPNEAHRMALAANAVARCYAAVAGQAMDGITESVQALGAHGQTIRHQPLAFDGCGYSIQLLNGSLLAELTGVDVVCDFRNRDLAAGGQGAPLVPAFHRALFGQAGRDIVALNIGGFSNVSLLGADGSTRGFDCGPGNCLMDLWIAERRGLPYDADGAWAASGQVLSALLQAQLAEPWFALPPPRSTGRDLFSLDWLLGHVNKHAPGAKPEDIQATLLELTVETIAPHVGTPAELLVCGGGALNGRLMQRLQQRLPSTLVLSTAARGLPPMQVEAAAFAWLAKRFVKREPGNLEAVTGARGPRMLGALYPA is encoded by the coding sequence ATGCCCGGGCTGTACCTGGGCCTGATGTCCGGCACCTCGCTGGACGGTGTCGACGCCGTACTGGCTCGCTTCCCCACGCAGGATCGCATCGAAGTGCTGGCGCATTGCCACCAGCCCTTCGAGGCAGAGCTGCGCGCCGAACTGCTGGCGCTGAACGCGGCCGGCCCCAACGAAGCCCATCGAATGGCCTTGGCCGCGAATGCCGTGGCCCGCTGCTACGCGGCCGTCGCAGGTCAGGCGATGGATGGCATCACGGAATCGGTCCAGGCCCTGGGCGCGCATGGCCAGACCATCCGCCATCAGCCGCTGGCCTTTGACGGCTGCGGCTACTCGATCCAGTTGCTCAACGGCAGCTTGCTGGCTGAGCTGACGGGCGTCGACGTGGTCTGCGATTTCCGCAATCGCGACCTGGCTGCCGGTGGGCAGGGCGCCCCGCTGGTGCCGGCCTTCCATCGCGCGCTGTTCGGCCAGGCCGGCCGCGACATCGTGGCGCTCAACATTGGTGGCTTCAGCAACGTGAGCCTGCTCGGTGCCGACGGCTCGACCCGCGGCTTCGATTGCGGCCCCGGCAATTGCTTGATGGACCTGTGGATTGCCGAGCGACGCGGCCTACCCTATGACGCCGACGGCGCCTGGGCTGCCAGCGGCCAGGTGCTATCGGCCTTGCTGCAGGCCCAGCTGGCCGAACCCTGGTTCGCCCTGCCACCCCCACGCAGCACCGGCCGGGATCTGTTCAGCCTGGATTGGCTGCTAGGCCACGTGAACAAGCATGCGCCAGGCGCCAAGCCCGAAGACATCCAGGCCACGCTGCTGGAACTGACGGTCGAGACCATTGCCCCTCACGTCGGCACGCCGGCCGAACTGCTGGTATGCGGCGGCGGCGCTCTCAATGGCCGGCTGATGCAGCGGCTGCAGCAGCGACTGCCATCGACCCTGGTTCTCAGCACCGCAGCCCGCGGCTTGCCGCCCATGCAGGTCGAGGCTGCCGCCTTTGCCTGGCTGGCCAAACGCTTTGTCAAACGCGAGCCAGGCAATCTGGAAGCGGTCACCGGCGCCAGGGGGCCGCGCATGCTCGGCGCGCTCTATCCGGCCTGA
- a CDS encoding 5'-nucleotidase, which translates to MPATLDGQLVVALSSRALFDFEEENQVFEANDDRAYMALQQQRLDEPAKQGVAFSLVRKLLAFNEPGKPRRVEVVLLSRNDPVSGMRVFRSAKHYELDIQRGVFTRGQSPWRYLMPLQAQLFLSANEDDVRSALAAGVPSARVSPLSARASAAHPNELRIAFDGDAVLYSDEAEQVFQREGLDAFQAHESSRAQQPLQPGPFKPMLEALHRLQQEPGNAMRVRTALVTARSAPAHERALRTLMDWQIEVDEAMFLGGLAKGEFLREFEPDFFFDDQIGHINSASAHVPAGHVAAGVTNA; encoded by the coding sequence ATGCCCGCCACCCTGGACGGCCAACTGGTCGTAGCCCTTTCGTCCCGCGCCCTGTTCGACTTCGAGGAAGAGAACCAGGTCTTCGAGGCCAATGACGACCGTGCCTACATGGCGCTGCAGCAGCAACGCCTGGACGAGCCGGCCAAGCAGGGCGTGGCCTTCTCGCTGGTGCGCAAGCTGCTCGCCTTCAACGAGCCCGGCAAACCACGCCGCGTCGAGGTGGTGCTGCTGTCGCGCAATGACCCGGTCTCGGGCATGCGGGTGTTTCGCTCGGCCAAGCACTACGAGCTGGACATCCAGCGCGGCGTGTTCACTCGCGGCCAGAGCCCTTGGCGCTACCTGATGCCGCTGCAGGCCCAGCTGTTCCTGTCGGCCAACGAGGACGACGTGCGTTCGGCCCTGGCGGCCGGCGTGCCTTCGGCGCGGGTCTCGCCGCTGTCGGCGCGAGCCTCGGCCGCTCATCCGAACGAGCTTCGCATCGCCTTCGATGGCGATGCCGTGCTGTATTCGGACGAGGCCGAGCAGGTCTTCCAGCGCGAAGGCCTGGACGCCTTCCAGGCGCATGAAAGCTCGCGTGCCCAGCAGCCGCTGCAGCCCGGCCCGTTCAAGCCCATGCTTGAAGCGCTGCATCGCCTGCAGCAGGAGCCTGGCAATGCGATGCGGGTGCGCACGGCCCTCGTCACGGCCCGCAGCGCGCCGGCCCATGAGCGCGCGCTGCGCACGCTGATGGACTGGCAGATCGAGGTGGATGAGGCCATGTTCCTCGGCGGCCTGGCCAAGGGCGAGTTCCTGCGCGAGTTCGAGCCGGACTTCTTCTTCGACGACCAGATCGGACACATCAACAGCGCCAGCGCCCATGTGCCGGCCGGTCATGTGGCCGCCGGGGTGACCAACGCCTGA
- the rpsI gene encoding 30S ribosomal protein S9 — protein sequence MIGNWNYGTGRRKSSVARVFIKKGTGQIIINGKSVEQYFGRQTSIMVARQALMLTNNVEAFDIKVNVHGGGESGQAGAIRLGITRALIDYDAALKPELSRAGFVTRDAREVERKKVGLHGARRRKQFSKR from the coding sequence ATGATCGGAAACTGGAACTACGGCACCGGCCGTCGCAAGTCGTCGGTTGCTCGCGTCTTCATCAAGAAGGGCACGGGCCAAATCATCATCAACGGCAAGTCGGTCGAGCAGTATTTCGGCCGTCAGACCTCGATCATGGTCGCCCGCCAAGCGCTGATGCTGACCAACAATGTCGAAGCCTTCGACATCAAGGTCAACGTCCACGGTGGTGGCGAGTCGGGTCAAGCCGGCGCGATCCGCCTGGGTATCACCCGCGCTCTGATCGACTACGACGCAGCCCTGAAGCCCGAACTGAGCCGCGCTGGCTTCGTCACGCGTGATGCGCGTGAAGTCGAGCGTAAGAAGGTCGGTCTGCACGGTGCACGTCGCCGCAAGCAATTCAGCAAGCGCTGA
- a CDS encoding M23 family metallopeptidase has translation MGIPRRVNDWIEELQKAGRQAEAFAAKHPRALTGAVVGALSCFAVTAFGIAPLAPDAQDLPQRQLIEQVTPESLEEQLAALAANKISLSRNDVTRASDTADSLLRRMGGFDAAAAAFLRSDPLARRVLQGRVGKMVQLSADASGLVDRLVARFPAEKVEQQATHFSRLTVERQGQAFVSRLETVPLQSQVRLGSGTIQSSLFAATDDARIPDSVASQLADMFSGDIDFHRELRKGDRFSLVYESLTADGEPINWDGAAGRVVAAEFVNNGRSYSAVWYRDSGSGKGSYYGFDGQNKRRAFLASPMEFSRVTSGFAMRFHPIHQTWRQHLGTDYGAPTGTAVRSVGDGTVDFAGWQNGFGNVVHLRHAGDRTTVYAHLSKIDVRKGQRVDQGQQIGAVGSTGWATGPHLHFEFRVGGRHQDPRMIARASESVPLPATARTQFKQQVASAQTQLEVAASISSGVSSSD, from the coding sequence GTGGGAATCCCTCGCCGCGTCAACGATTGGATTGAAGAGTTGCAGAAGGCCGGCCGCCAGGCCGAGGCTTTCGCAGCCAAGCATCCGCGCGCGCTGACCGGAGCTGTCGTCGGCGCCCTGAGCTGCTTCGCGGTCACCGCCTTCGGTATCGCCCCGCTGGCGCCGGACGCCCAAGACCTGCCGCAGCGCCAGCTCATCGAGCAAGTGACGCCGGAGAGCCTGGAAGAACAGCTCGCCGCCCTGGCTGCCAACAAGATCTCGCTGAGCCGCAACGACGTGACCCGCGCCAGCGACACGGCCGATTCGCTCTTGCGCCGCATGGGCGGCTTCGATGCCGCCGCCGCTGCCTTCCTGCGCAGCGACCCGTTGGCCCGCCGCGTGCTGCAAGGCCGCGTGGGCAAGATGGTGCAGTTGTCGGCCGATGCCTCGGGCCTGGTCGACCGCCTGGTCGCCCGCTTCCCGGCCGAGAAGGTGGAGCAGCAGGCCACGCACTTCAGCCGCCTGACGGTCGAGCGCCAGGGCCAAGCGTTCGTGTCCCGCCTTGAAACCGTGCCGCTGCAGTCGCAGGTGCGCCTGGGCAGCGGCACGATCCAGAGCTCGCTGTTCGCCGCCACCGACGATGCCCGCATCCCCGACAGCGTGGCCTCGCAGCTCGCCGACATGTTCTCGGGCGACATCGATTTCCACCGCGAACTGCGCAAGGGCGACCGCTTCTCCCTGGTCTACGAAAGCCTGACCGCCGACGGCGAACCCATCAACTGGGACGGCGCGGCCGGCCGCGTGGTGGCCGCCGAGTTCGTCAACAACGGCCGTAGCTACTCGGCCGTCTGGTACCGCGACAGCGGTTCCGGCAAGGGCAGCTACTACGGCTTCGACGGCCAGAACAAGCGCCGCGCCTTCCTGGCCAGCCCGATGGAGTTCTCGCGCGTGACCTCCGGGTTCGCAATGCGCTTCCACCCCATCCACCAGACCTGGCGCCAGCACCTCGGCACGGACTACGGCGCGCCGACCGGCACGGCGGTGCGCAGCGTCGGCGACGGCACGGTCGATTTCGCCGGCTGGCAGAACGGCTTCGGCAACGTGGTCCATCTGCGCCACGCCGGTGACCGCACCACGGTCTACGCCCATCTGAGCAAGATCGACGTGAGGAAGGGCCAGCGCGTCGACCAGGGCCAGCAAATAGGCGCAGTCGGCTCGACCGGCTGGGCCACCGGCCCGCATCTGCATTTCGAATTCCGCGTCGGCGGCCGCCACCAGGATCCGCGCATGATCGCGCGCGCTTCGGAGTCCGTGCCGCTGCCGGCCACGGCCCGCACCCAGTTCAAGCAGCAGGTCGCCAGCGCGCAGACCCAGCTGGAAGTCGCTGCCAGCATCAGCAGCGGCGTCAGCAGTTCCGACTGA
- a CDS encoding type II toxin-antitoxin system RelE/ParE family toxin: MARIELAPEVLDDMERFLSHLEQHEASHPLQRVAELIQGLQILASHPLIGRPARSGKRELVIGQGVRGYIALYRFVERLDTVFVLALRSQREAGFKR; the protein is encoded by the coding sequence ATGGCGAGGATAGAGCTGGCTCCCGAGGTGCTGGACGACATGGAGCGCTTCCTGAGCCATCTGGAACAGCATGAAGCCAGTCATCCGCTGCAACGCGTGGCCGAACTGATCCAGGGCCTGCAAATCCTCGCTTCCCATCCCCTGATCGGTCGGCCGGCGCGCAGCGGCAAGCGCGAGCTGGTCATCGGCCAGGGCGTGCGCGGCTACATCGCCCTCTATCGCTTCGTCGAGCGCCTGGACACGGTTTTCGTGCTGGCCTTGCGCAGCCAGCGAGAAGCTGGTTTCAAGCGTTGA
- the tyrS gene encoding tyrosine--tRNA ligase, with translation MSESRTSPAAPEFAVTDRVREALAQSRRGVDELLPEADWIRKLAKSEATGVPLRIKLGLDPTAPDIHLGHTVVLNKMRQLQDLGHQVIFLIGDFTSMIGDPSGRNSTRPPLTKEQIKSNAETYYKQASLVLDPARTEIRYNSEWSEPLGASGMIQLAAKYTVARMMERDDFAKRFAAQTPISVHEFLYPLMQGYDSVALKSDLELGGTDQKFNLLMGRHLQQEFGQEPQCILTMPLLEGLDGVDKMSKSKNNYVGITEPANTMFAKILSISDELMWKWFELLSFKSLAEIAALKAEVAGGRNPKDAKVMLAKEITARFHSAAAAESAEADFNNRAKGGIPDEIPEVTLSGAPMMIGKVLLGAGLVASGGEATRMIEQGGVKIDSVTISDKALKLEAGSFVAQVGKRKFARVTLS, from the coding sequence ATGTCCGAATCGCGAACAAGCCCCGCCGCCCCCGAGTTTGCCGTGACCGACCGCGTCCGCGAAGCCCTGGCCCAGTCGCGCCGCGGCGTGGACGAGCTGCTGCCCGAGGCCGACTGGATCAGGAAGCTGGCCAAGTCCGAGGCCACCGGCGTGCCGCTGCGCATCAAGCTGGGCCTGGACCCGACCGCGCCCGACATCCACCTGGGTCATACGGTGGTGCTGAACAAGATGCGCCAGCTGCAGGACCTCGGCCACCAGGTGATCTTCCTGATCGGCGACTTCACCTCGATGATCGGCGACCCCTCGGGCCGCAACAGCACTCGGCCGCCGCTGACCAAGGAACAGATCAAGTCCAACGCCGAGACCTACTACAAGCAGGCCAGCCTGGTGCTGGATCCGGCTCGTACCGAGATCCGCTACAACAGCGAATGGAGCGAGCCGCTGGGTGCCAGCGGCATGATCCAGCTGGCCGCCAAGTACACCGTGGCCCGCATGATGGAGCGCGACGACTTCGCCAAGCGCTTCGCCGCCCAGACGCCGATCTCGGTCCACGAATTCCTCTATCCGCTGATGCAGGGCTATGACTCGGTGGCGCTGAAGAGCGACCTGGAGCTGGGCGGAACCGATCAGAAGTTCAACCTGCTGATGGGCCGTCATCTGCAGCAGGAATTCGGCCAGGAGCCGCAGTGCATCCTGACCATGCCCCTGCTCGAGGGCCTGGACGGCGTGGACAAGATGTCCAAGTCCAAGAACAACTACGTGGGCATCACCGAACCGGCCAACACCATGTTCGCCAAGATCCTGTCCATCAGCGACGAGCTGATGTGGAAGTGGTTCGAGCTCCTGAGCTTCAAGAGCCTGGCCGAGATCGCGGCGCTGAAGGCCGAGGTGGCAGGCGGCCGCAATCCCAAGGACGCCAAGGTCATGCTGGCCAAGGAGATCACGGCGCGCTTCCACAGCGCGGCCGCTGCCGAATCTGCCGAGGCCGACTTCAACAACCGCGCCAAGGGCGGCATTCCGGACGAGATTCCGGAGGTGACGCTGAGCGGCGCGCCGATGATGATCGGCAAGGTGCTGCTGGGTGCCGGTCTGGTCGCTTCGGGCGGCGAGGCCACGCGCATGATCGAGCAGGGTGGCGTCAAGATCGACAGCGTGACCATCTCGGACAAGGCGCTGAAGCTGGAAGCTGGCAGCTTCGTCGCCCAGGTCGGCAAGCGCAAGTTCGCGCGGGTGACGCTGAGCTGA
- a CDS encoding S41 family peptidase, whose product MSPKFRLRALAAASTLLALSAAEAGQNGFYRQPALHGDQVYLVAEGDLWRVAAAGGEAQRVTTHPGQESMPAVSPDGRWLAFTAQYEGGTELYLMPTSGGVPQRLTWEAGGMKVWGFTPQGEVLYTSLDGQPGSQLFAIDPKTLQRRQLPVGQASDAALSADGKTLYFTRSGLRSDNARQYRGGAIARLWSMDLSSNAEARPLVAEGNNDRRPMPYRDAQGRERIAFLSDRDGTVNVWSVDAKGQDLRQHSRHKGWDIRHASLDGSKLVYSLGADVYMLELNGTAEPRKLAITLAGDFDQQRQRWVKKPQDFLTDTSISPNGERVLLASRGHLATQGVGALRRAELPTQADGRCKKGEFSADGKSVFALCDFTGEHEVWRFAANGLSKPEQITSDGSTLRMQLLPSPDGKYLAHVDKEGRLWLTDLKATPKATTRMIARDKLESSLGELAWAADSRSLAFTQTLRDTDRPQLMLFSLADDKLHTLTSDRYASDSPAFSPDGRWLYFISNRQIAISGNGSPWGDRNMGPHFDRRGKLYALALQPGQRFPFAAKDELEAAEAKPEAKPDTKTEAKTDAKPEAKAETKPDAKAKPAIVFEGLAERLYELPLASGNYRALRTDGKRLWVMESEGAGRTQLKTAAIDNQGGSLESFATDVRSYELSADGKKLMVVRNAGMGNAPEVLLVEAGAKLPAETGKFQVRWSDWQIATDPKAEWKQMFADAWLMHREHFYDKAMHGVDWKAVRSKYEALVERVTDRYELAELMSQMVSELGALHSQVNAGDTRQGPEEPGLAGLGARLAKVADGWRVERIYVSDPELPSEAGPLGLAGLGIRNGDVITAVNGRKSAEAPHIAELLRGQAGKQVLLDVRGADGKSQQRIVTPVAQRRDAQLRYNDWRYTRARMVAEGSNGRIGYLHLRAMGPDDIADFAREFYAYSDRDGLIIDVRYNNGGNIDSWILEKLLRRAWAFWQPRAPEGAATYPNMQHVFRGHLAVLMNEDTYSDGETFSEGFKRLGLGPVIGKRSSGAGVWLSDGNRLMDNGIMRAAEIGQMSADGRFLIEGVGVTPDIEVDNPPRASFLGGDAQLEAAIAELKKTIAAKPVVTVKPGPYLRPVKP is encoded by the coding sequence ATGAGCCCCAAGTTCCGTCTGCGCGCCCTCGCGGCGGCCTCGACCCTGCTGGCGCTGAGCGCCGCCGAGGCTGGCCAAAATGGCTTCTACCGCCAGCCCGCCCTTCATGGGGACCAGGTCTATCTCGTCGCTGAAGGCGACCTCTGGCGCGTGGCCGCCGCCGGTGGCGAAGCCCAGCGCGTCACCACCCACCCGGGCCAGGAATCCATGCCGGCGGTTTCGCCCGACGGCCGCTGGCTGGCCTTCACCGCGCAGTACGAAGGCGGCACCGAGCTCTACCTGATGCCCACCAGCGGCGGCGTGCCGCAGCGCCTGACCTGGGAAGCCGGCGGCATGAAGGTCTGGGGCTTCACGCCGCAGGGCGAGGTGCTCTACACCAGCCTGGACGGCCAGCCCGGCAGCCAGCTGTTCGCCATCGATCCCAAGACCCTGCAGCGCCGCCAGCTGCCGGTGGGCCAGGCCAGCGATGCTGCCTTGAGCGCCGATGGCAAGACCCTGTACTTCACCCGCTCCGGCCTGCGCAGCGACAACGCGCGCCAGTACCGCGGCGGCGCCATCGCCCGGCTGTGGAGCATGGACCTCAGCAGCAATGCCGAGGCCAGGCCCCTGGTCGCCGAAGGCAACAACGACCGCCGGCCCATGCCCTACCGCGATGCCCAGGGCCGCGAGCGCATCGCCTTCCTGTCGGATCGCGACGGCACAGTCAACGTCTGGTCGGTCGATGCCAAGGGCCAGGACCTGCGCCAGCACAGCCGCCACAAGGGCTGGGACATCCGCCATGCCTCGCTGGACGGCAGCAAGCTGGTCTATTCGCTGGGCGCCGACGTCTACATGCTGGAGCTGAACGGCACGGCCGAGCCGCGCAAGCTGGCAATCACGCTGGCCGGCGACTTCGACCAGCAGCGCCAGCGCTGGGTCAAGAAGCCGCAGGACTTCCTGACCGACACGTCGATCTCGCCCAATGGCGAGCGCGTTCTGCTGGCCAGCCGCGGCCACCTGGCAACTCAGGGCGTGGGTGCGCTGCGCCGCGCCGAGCTGCCGACGCAGGCCGATGGCCGCTGCAAGAAGGGCGAGTTCAGCGCCGACGGCAAGAGCGTGTTCGCGCTCTGCGACTTCACGGGCGAGCATGAGGTCTGGCGCTTCGCCGCCAACGGCCTGAGCAAGCCCGAGCAGATCACCAGCGATGGGAGCACCTTGCGCATGCAGCTGCTGCCCTCGCCCGATGGCAAGTACCTGGCCCATGTCGACAAGGAAGGCCGGCTCTGGCTGACCGACCTGAAGGCCACGCCCAAGGCCACGACGCGCATGATCGCCCGCGACAAGCTGGAAAGCAGTCTCGGCGAGCTGGCCTGGGCCGCGGACAGCCGCAGCCTGGCCTTCACGCAGACGCTGCGCGACACCGACCGACCGCAGCTGATGCTGTTCAGCCTGGCCGACGACAAGCTGCACACGCTGACCAGCGACCGCTACGCCAGCGACTCGCCGGCCTTCAGCCCCGACGGCCGCTGGCTGTACTTCATCTCCAACCGCCAGATCGCGATCAGCGGCAACGGCAGCCCCTGGGGCGACCGCAACATGGGCCCGCATTTCGACCGCCGCGGCAAGCTTTACGCCCTGGCACTGCAGCCAGGCCAGCGCTTCCCGTTCGCGGCCAAGGACGAGCTGGAGGCGGCCGAAGCCAAGCCCGAGGCAAAACCTGACACCAAGACCGAGGCAAAGACCGACGCCAAGCCGGAAGCCAAGGCCGAGACCAAGCCCGATGCCAAGGCCAAGCCGGCCATCGTCTTCGAGGGTCTGGCCGAGCGTCTGTACGAGTTGCCGCTGGCCTCGGGCAACTACCGCGCGCTGCGTACCGACGGCAAGCGCCTGTGGGTCATGGAGAGCGAAGGCGCCGGCCGCACCCAGCTCAAGACTGCGGCCATAGACAACCAGGGCGGCAGCCTCGAATCTTTTGCCACCGATGTGCGCAGCTACGAGCTGAGCGCCGACGGCAAGAAGCTGATGGTGGTGCGCAATGCCGGCATGGGCAATGCGCCCGAGGTGTTGCTGGTCGAGGCCGGCGCCAAGCTGCCGGCGGAGACCGGCAAGTTCCAGGTGCGCTGGAGCGACTGGCAGATCGCCACCGATCCCAAGGCCGAGTGGAAGCAGATGTTTGCCGACGCCTGGCTGATGCACCGCGAGCACTTCTACGACAAAGCCATGCATGGCGTGGACTGGAAGGCTGTGCGCAGCAAGTACGAAGCCTTGGTCGAGCGCGTGACCGACCGCTACGAACTGGCCGAGCTGATGAGCCAGATGGTCAGCGAGCTCGGTGCCCTGCACAGCCAGGTCAATGCCGGCGACACCCGCCAGGGTCCCGAGGAGCCCGGCCTGGCCGGCCTGGGCGCCCGCCTGGCCAAGGTGGCCGATGGCTGGCGCGTCGAGCGCATCTACGTCAGCGACCCCGAGCTGCCCTCGGAAGCCGGCCCGCTGGGCCTGGCCGGCCTGGGCATCAGGAACGGCGACGTGATCACCGCGGTCAACGGCCGCAAGTCGGCCGAGGCGCCGCATATCGCCGAGCTGCTGCGCGGCCAGGCCGGCAAGCAGGTGCTGCTGGACGTGCGCGGCGCCGACGGCAAGAGCCAGCAGCGCATAGTCACGCCGGTGGCCCAGCGCCGCGATGCCCAGCTGCGCTACAACGACTGGCGCTACACCCGCGCCCGCATGGTGGCCGAGGGCAGCAACGGCCGCATCGGCTATCTGCATCTGCGCGCCATGGGCCCGGACGACATCGCCGACTTCGCCCGCGAGTTCTATGCCTACAGCGACCGCGACGGCCTGATCATCGACGTGCGCTACAACAACGGCGGCAACATCGACAGCTGGATCCTCGAGAAGCTCCTGCGCCGCGCCTGGGCCTTCTGGCAGCCGCGTGCACCGGAAGGCGCTGCGACCTACCCGAACATGCAGCATGTGTTCCGCGGCCATCTGGCCGTGCTGATGAACGAGGACACCTACTCGGACGGCGAGACCTTCTCGGAGGGCTTCAAGCGCCTGGGCCTGGGTCCGGTCATCGGCAAGCGCAGCTCGGGCGCCGGCGTCTGGCTGTCCGACGGCAACCGCCTGATGGACAACGGCATCATGCGCGCCGCCGAGATCGGCCAGATGAGCGCCGACGGCCGCTTCCTGATCGAGGGCGTGGGCGTGACGCCGGACATCGAGGTCGACAACCCGCCGCGCGCCAGCTTCCTGGGCGGCGACGCCCAGCTGGAAGCCGCCATCGCCGAGCTCAAGAAGACCATCGCCGCCAAGCCGGTGGTGACGGTCAAGCCCGGCCCCTATCTGCGCCCGGTCAAGCCCTGA
- the gspF gene encoding type II secretion system inner membrane protein GspF, protein MPAFKYEALTEAGRPANGLVEADSPRAARSQLRGMGLVPLQVQAVQQQAEGAAGSRWARRVFKPSTLAIWTRQLAGLVGSGLTIERALTALADEAEDPRQAELLAQLRAEVNAGSAFARALATAPREFNDVYRAVVAAGEQSGALGQVLERLADDLEQRQELRSKLLGAIAYPAIVSFFAVIIITFLVTYVVPQVAGVFAQSKKALPMLTQVMLGLSSFVRNWGWLVVLLLIAGGLALAIALRRPAFRRRFDAGLLRAPLIGRLARGYNGARFAATLAMLAGAGVPILKALQAAAETLSNAAMRADAMETLVQVREGAPLGSALAGKKRFPGLLAMFARLGEQTGSLPQMLDRAARQLSIEVQRRAMALATMLEPLLIVGMGAVVMLIVLSVLLPIIEMNAMAGR, encoded by the coding sequence ATGCCCGCCTTCAAGTACGAAGCCCTCACCGAAGCCGGGCGCCCGGCCAACGGCCTGGTCGAGGCCGACTCGCCGCGCGCCGCTCGTTCGCAGTTGCGCGGCATGGGCCTGGTGCCGCTGCAGGTGCAGGCGGTGCAGCAGCAGGCCGAAGGCGCGGCCGGCAGCCGCTGGGCACGTCGGGTCTTCAAGCCCTCGACGCTGGCGATCTGGACCCGTCAGCTGGCCGGCCTGGTCGGCTCGGGCCTGACGATAGAACGCGCCCTCACCGCGCTGGCCGACGAGGCCGAGGACCCGCGCCAGGCCGAGCTGCTGGCCCAATTGCGGGCCGAGGTCAACGCCGGCTCGGCGTTTGCACGAGCGCTGGCCACGGCGCCGCGCGAATTCAACGACGTCTACCGCGCCGTGGTCGCCGCCGGCGAGCAGAGCGGCGCGCTGGGCCAGGTGCTGGAGCGGCTGGCCGACGACCTGGAGCAGCGCCAGGAGCTGCGCTCCAAGCTGCTGGGCGCCATCGCCTATCCGGCCATCGTCAGCTTCTTCGCCGTCATCATCATCACCTTCCTGGTGACCTATGTGGTGCCGCAAGTGGCCGGCGTGTTCGCGCAGAGCAAGAAGGCCTTGCCCATGCTGACCCAGGTCATGCTGGGCCTCTCGTCCTTCGTGCGCAACTGGGGATGGCTGGTGGTGCTGCTCCTGATAGCCGGCGGCCTTGCGCTGGCCATCGCGCTGCGGCGGCCGGCCTTCAGGCGCCGCTTCGATGCCGGACTCTTGCGTGCGCCGCTGATTGGCCGTCTGGCCCGCGGCTACAACGGCGCCCGCTTCGCCGCCACGCTGGCCATGCTGGCCGGCGCCGGCGTGCCCATCCTCAAGGCTTTGCAGGCGGCGGCCGAGACGCTCTCGAATGCCGCCATGCGGGCCGACGCGATGGAGACCCTGGTCCAGGTGCGCGAAGGCGCGCCGCTGGGCTCGGCCCTCGCTGGCAAGAAGCGCTTCCCCGGCCTGCTGGCCATGTTCGCCCGCCTCGGCGAGCAGACCGGCTCCCTGCCCCAGATGCTGGACCGGGCCGCGCGCCAGCTGTCCATCGAGGTGCAGCGCCGTGCCATGGCCCTGGCCACCATGCTGGAGCCGCTGCTGATCGTCGGCATGGGTGCGGTGGTGATGCTGATCGTGCTGTCGGTGCTGCTGCCCATCATCGAGATGAATGCGATGGCGGGGCGCTGA